In Brevibacillus marinus, the genomic window GGCGCACGATCTCCTGGTTGTCGATGACGAGAATGCCGTCGTTGATACTGTTCACAATCGCATGCAGCCATTCCAACTGTCCTACTTGTGGCACTTCATGCGGCACGGACTGGAAAGATGGAACAGTCATGAACCCCGCCTCCTTTGGCAAGTCGTTAGTTGTCTGCACGCAGTCTCCGCTCCAGTTCCGCTCTGAGCTGCTCCGCGGTCATGATGGAATCGACCGAGCGAAACACCTCGTCACCATCGATCTCGACAACGGGAATCGTCAGCATGTACCGTTCCTCAAGCGCTGGGTCGTCG contains:
- a CDS encoding glutaredoxin family protein produces the protein MTRKGKEAFHVVLYGRPGCHLCDEVERRIRAVAEELPIVLHTRSIADDPALEERYMLTIPVVEIDGDEVFRSVDSIMTAEQLRAELERRLRADN